One genomic segment of Candidatus Dependentiae bacterium includes these proteins:
- a CDS encoding PhoH family protein, with translation MAARELLYILDTNVLIHDPESIFNFENSIVGIPIAVLEELDKFKNDPGQRGFTTRKVIRYFDALRNRGNLKEGVTLDNGSKLQVFFTPHEDVACSSFELDQGIKDNEILYTAWCMQKKGYDVKFVSKDINARVKSDVIGVEALDYTQGGVEKDQIYKGWIKLQVPSIQLKKDSPEELDQLSREQELTINQYVLLESRHNPYNYVVFRYLGNHKFKPVQAPQLRWPLEARNPQQLMALDALFDSSIPLVTLIGPAGTGKTFLALLAALHKVLIEHEFEKILVSRPVIPLGNDIGYLPGDIQEKLHSWMQPIYDNMDFITHSANVANQMAVYKDENFNPKSSNKYKHKKPHKDTSIASLDELIKEGKLSLEAITYMRGRSIPYQFILIDEVQNLTPHEVKTLISRVGEGSKIILAGDPFQIDSPYLDITSNGLVVAASRFKGQPLFASVYLESSERSELSRLANELL, from the coding sequence ATGGCAGCGCGCGAATTACTGTATATTTTAGATACTAACGTACTCATTCATGATCCTGAATCTATTTTTAATTTTGAAAATAGCATCGTTGGGATTCCTATAGCAGTTCTTGAAGAACTTGATAAATTTAAAAATGATCCAGGGCAACGTGGCTTTACTACACGTAAAGTCATAAGATATTTTGATGCACTACGAAATCGTGGTAATTTAAAAGAAGGTGTTACCCTTGATAATGGGAGCAAGCTTCAGGTCTTTTTTACACCTCATGAGGATGTTGCGTGCAGTAGCTTTGAATTGGATCAAGGTATAAAAGACAATGAAATCTTGTATACAGCTTGGTGCATGCAAAAAAAAGGCTACGACGTTAAATTTGTCTCTAAAGATATTAATGCTCGTGTAAAATCAGATGTTATTGGTGTAGAAGCTCTTGATTATACGCAAGGTGGCGTTGAGAAAGACCAAATCTATAAAGGTTGGATTAAGCTACAAGTACCCTCAATACAACTTAAAAAAGATTCTCCTGAGGAACTTGATCAACTTTCTCGTGAGCAGGAGCTGACAATTAACCAATATGTCTTGCTTGAAAGTAGACATAATCCTTATAATTATGTGGTATTTAGGTATTTGGGTAACCATAAATTTAAACCAGTACAAGCGCCACAATTAAGGTGGCCTTTAGAGGCACGTAATCCTCAGCAGCTTATGGCGCTCGATGCCCTTTTTGATAGTTCTATACCACTTGTTACTTTAATTGGTCCTGCAGGTACTGGTAAGACTTTCTTAGCGCTCCTTGCAGCTTTACACAAAGTACTTATTGAACATGAGTTTGAGAAGATTTTAGTTAGCAGGCCTGTTATACCTTTGGGTAATGATATTGGCTATTTACCAGGCGATATTCAAGAAAAATTGCATAGCTGGATGCAGCCTATCTATGATAATATGGATTTTATAACTCATTCTGCTAATGTTGCTAATCAAATGGCAGTCTATAAAGATGAAAATTTTAATCCTAAAAGCTCCAATAAATATAAGCATAAAAAACCTCATAAAGATACAAGCATAGCTTCTTTAGATGAGCTTATAAAAGAAGGCAAGTTAAGCCTTGAAGCTATTACTTATATGCGTGGTCGTTCTATACCGTATCAATTTATTCTTATAGATGAAGTACAAAACTTAACACCTCATGAAGTTAAAACACTTATTAGCCGTGTGGGTGAAGGTAGTAAAATAATTTTAGCCGGTGATCCATTTCAAATTGATTCACCATACTTAGATATTACAAGTAACGGTCTTGTAGTAGCAGCTTCTCGCTTTAAGGGTCAGCCCTTATTTGCTAGTGTTTACTTAGAGTCAAGTGAGCGTAGTGAATTAAGCAGATTGGCTAACGAATTATTATAA